From the genome of Streptomyces sp. NBC_01341, one region includes:
- a CDS encoding NADH:flavin oxidoreductase, which produces MTHQLHRSTAVALSAAQALSRPFTLGGLTVPNRIVMSPMTRSFSPDGIPGADVAAYYARRAAAGVGLIITEGTYIDHPSAGDDVAVPRLFGEEQLTGWTGVVDAVHAAGGRIVPQLWHIGMVRVPGQSPFPDSPPIGPSGLTLTGVERGGRAMTSADIDDVIGAYAQAAWEAERIGFDGIEIHGAHGYLIDQFLWSLTNRRTDRYGGNAVERTRFAAEVVQAIRERVSKDFPVIFRFSQWKASDFHARLADTPDELQAVLDPLVDAGVTAFHASTRRYWEPAFEGSHLNLAAWAKKLTGQAAITVGSVGLNADFLQGGAGTDGLDALVEGLERDEFDLVAIGRALLVDHEWARKVLDSRVDGFLPFTPEAEKTLF; this is translated from the coding sequence TATCCGCAGCCCAAGCTCTGTCCCGTCCGTTCACTCTGGGAGGACTGACCGTCCCCAACCGGATCGTCATGTCTCCCATGACCCGCTCGTTCTCACCTGACGGGATCCCGGGCGCCGACGTAGCCGCCTACTACGCCCGCCGCGCAGCGGCTGGAGTGGGCCTGATAATCACGGAGGGCACTTACATCGACCACCCGTCGGCCGGCGATGACGTAGCTGTTCCTCGTCTTTTCGGGGAGGAGCAACTTACCGGCTGGACCGGGGTGGTCGATGCCGTGCACGCTGCGGGCGGGCGCATCGTCCCGCAGCTGTGGCACATCGGCATGGTGCGGGTACCGGGGCAGTCCCCCTTTCCCGACTCACCTCCGATCGGACCGTCCGGCCTCACTCTCACCGGCGTGGAACGAGGCGGTCGTGCCATGACGAGCGCGGACATCGACGATGTCATCGGCGCCTACGCTCAAGCGGCCTGGGAGGCCGAGCGGATCGGCTTCGACGGAATCGAGATCCACGGCGCGCACGGATACCTCATCGATCAGTTCCTCTGGTCCCTCACCAATCGGCGCACGGACAGGTACGGAGGCAACGCTGTCGAGCGGACACGGTTCGCCGCCGAAGTCGTGCAGGCGATCCGCGAGCGGGTCTCCAAGGACTTCCCGGTGATTTTCCGCTTCTCGCAGTGGAAGGCCAGTGACTTCCATGCCCGCCTCGCCGACACCCCGGACGAACTGCAGGCGGTGCTCGACCCCCTGGTGGACGCTGGAGTCACAGCTTTCCACGCATCCACACGGCGGTACTGGGAACCGGCGTTCGAAGGCTCTCACCTGAACCTCGCAGCCTGGGCCAAGAAGCTCACCGGGCAGGCAGCCATCACGGTCGGCTCGGTCGGCCTCAACGCCGACTTCCTGCAGGGCGGCGCGGGGACCGACGGTCTGGATGCACTGGTCGAAGGGCTGGAGCGGGATGAGTTCGACCTCGTAGCAATAGGCCGGGCGCTCCTGGTCGACCACGAGTGGGCACGGAAGGTCCTGGACAGCCGGGTCGACGGCTTCCTTCCGTTCACACCCGAGGCGGAGAAGACACTTTTCTGA